In Lactiplantibacillus pentosus, the sequence AAAACTAAAGCCTGCCAGTAAACGGCGGGTGGAATTGGACTAAACACTTCCGCAATGGCCGGCCCGGTTAAGACTTGACCATAGTGATTCATAATTGTTAAGTGAGCTGCTAGGTCGGAATCAGTCCCATGCATCGTTTGTATATACTGATTTGGTGATTGAACGTAATCTTGATAATGATATTTCGAAAAATGAAAATCAAAGGGAATTGGCGTTTGAAACGGTCGCAACGCCGATTGGACCATAACGTGAAATTCTAACCCTTTTTTGGGTGCTAATGGCCATAGTTTGTGCAAAGTAACGCTCATCAACTCCCGTTTGTTCGTGGCAGTCAACGCGTGACGCACCACGACAACGTAATCTAAATCACTGACATCCTCATTATAGGAACCAAGTACGTATGAACCGTGTAAATAGATTCCGACTAAATTGGGACCTAATAGCTGGGTGTAACTAGTTACTAAAGTAGTTAAAAGTTGCTGCGTTCGTTGCACATGACCGTCTCCTTCCATTTTATTGATTACGCCATATTTCTGCATAATAATAGGATACTATTAATTAAATCAACACAAGAGCAAAAAGTTTACGATGCGTCAAAAGTAGAAATTTTACCCCTTGCTGCATATTAAAAGCCTTACCAAGTTGTACCTGAACGGCACGGTAAGGCTTCTAAATATCATGTCTGTTCCAGTCACTCGGTGATACTAGTGAGTTCACTCTATTTGGGCTACCAACCGAACAACACCAGTTAACGCTCGGTTATCCCCAAACTAAATTGTGCTTGATGATCCGATTTATCTTTTCGATTTTATGTTGCATCGCATCACCATTCAGTGCATCAAATTGAACCATCGCGATGTAATCAGTGGATTCATCCATCTCATCGTATTCCCGACCAATCTCAAAGTTAGTCTCGATATGCTGGACTTCTGGGCGTAATGGCGCAACGTCAAACTTCACCAAGCGCCCATTTTGCGGTAAGACTGTTAGGAAGCCGGACTCCGTCATCGGTGGTTGCGGGCTTAACTGATAATTGAATCCCGCTTGCAACTTATAAGCCGCCTCATTCATAACTAACCCGTATTTATGCTGAATTGCATTCGTAATCATCAAGCCACCAGTGCGACTCCCCATTTCAACGAAAAAGGCACGTTGGGTGGCATCTAAAATAAATTCCAGATGGACAGTACCATAATCAAGTTGCGGTGCCCGGAGTAACTGTTGTGAAGCGGTCTTTAAAGTTTTAAACGCTGGCGAATCTTCAGAAATGGTGAAATCTGCAAACGTGCGCGCCTTCTGATTTAAGGTCGTACTGTCACCATGGTCATTGAGGTACTGTGAGACGGAGACAAACTGCAGTTGACCTTGATTAATAATGCCGTCAACATGATACAAATCGCCTTGAATAAACTGCTCCAAGTCCATTTCGCCGTAAGTGCCCAACGCCTGAGTGACGTTACGAGTGGTCGCTTCATCGAGCGTGTTCAGCACCTGCACATCTTTGGAACCTGCCTG encodes:
- a CDS encoding ATP-grasp domain-containing protein; translation: MRVGIINRVPLVRAPFNQWTPQGADVTLISRYPVSVADSTNLKKVIVFADYDNDLKLTALVARLHQEQPFDRLITLSEFDILRVAKIRSLLHIPGQDYFSGTLYRDKITMKQFAQLKGLNVPRFARVTTLDEVQAFVAEFGTPAILKPSQQAGSKDVQVLNTLDEATTRNVTQALGTYGEMDLEQFIQGDLYHVDGIINQGQLQFVSVSQYLNDHGDSTTLNQKARTFADFTISEDSPAFKTLKTASQQLLRAPQLDYGTVHLEFILDATQRAFFVEMGSRTGGLMITNAIQHKYGLVMNEAAYKLQAGFNYQLSPQPPMTESGFLTVLPQNGRLVKFDVAPLRPEVQHIETNFEIGREYDEMDESTDYIAMVQFDALNGDAMQHKIEKINRIIKHNLVWG
- a CDS encoding aminoglycoside adenylyltransferase domain-containing protein; translation: MQRTQQLLTTLVTSYTQLLGPNLVGIYLHGSYVLGSYNEDVSDLDYVVVVRHALTATNKRELMSVTLHKLWPLAPKKGLEFHVMVQSALRPFQTPIPFDFHFSKYHYQDYVQSPNQYIQTMHGTDSDLAAHLTIMNHYGQVLTGPAIAEVFSPIPPAVYWQALVFDIADAQTEITVDPVYVTLNLCRVLAYQRSGLILSKSGGGQWGLAHLDLRWRPLINAALQTYSGDLPSIRFDSSTLTDFATMALTTIL